The Labilithrix sp. genome contains a region encoding:
- a CDS encoding alpha/beta fold hydrolase has translation MKVVRLALPLAIALAAAALPACAVDAEEAATTELAATDPAAPPYPIVLAHGFFGFEDFAGIDFINYFHGVKEHLAARGEARVFTPTVDPFNDSIHRGKQLQARVEEIVRRTGARKVNIIGHSQGGLDARYVAHERPDLVASVVTFATPHHGTPLSDHFELIDNPFTSWAFDGFVRILGAPLWDQIGRDTSIVQSFRQFSSTNIARFNRDYPNVPGIPYWSVTGRTASSLGGDACKTNDAPPWIAKWNDTRDTTEVLLKVPQLLLSGWSGAPNDGLVLVESARWGTFLGCVPADHFDEIGQLFGGPAGAGNRWSHLDFYADLVTFLRDRGL, from the coding sequence ATGAAGGTCGTCCGGCTCGCTCTGCCTCTCGCGATCGCGCTCGCCGCTGCCGCGCTGCCTGCGTGCGCCGTCGATGCCGAAGAGGCCGCGACGACGGAGCTGGCCGCGACCGATCCCGCCGCCCCGCCTTACCCGATCGTCCTCGCGCATGGCTTCTTCGGGTTCGAAGACTTCGCCGGCATCGACTTCATCAACTACTTCCACGGCGTCAAAGAGCACCTCGCGGCCCGCGGTGAGGCGCGCGTCTTCACGCCTACGGTCGATCCGTTCAACGACTCGATTCATCGCGGCAAGCAGCTGCAGGCGCGCGTCGAGGAGATCGTGCGGCGGACCGGCGCGCGGAAGGTGAACATCATCGGGCACTCGCAGGGCGGGCTCGACGCGCGGTACGTCGCGCACGAACGGCCCGACCTCGTCGCGTCCGTCGTCACGTTCGCGACGCCGCATCACGGCACGCCGCTCTCCGATCACTTCGAGCTCATCGACAACCCGTTCACGTCGTGGGCGTTCGACGGCTTCGTGCGCATCCTCGGCGCGCCGCTGTGGGACCAGATCGGGCGCGACACCTCGATCGTCCAGTCGTTCCGGCAGTTCTCGAGCACGAACATCGCGCGGTTCAACCGCGACTACCCCAACGTCCCCGGCATCCCCTACTGGTCCGTCACCGGCCGCACCGCGAGCTCGCTCGGCGGCGACGCGTGCAAGACGAACGACGCGCCCCCGTGGATCGCGAAGTGGAACGACACCCGCGACACGACCGAGGTGCTCCTCAAAGTGCCGCAGCTCCTCCTCTCGGGCTGGTCCGGCGCGCCGAACGACGGCCTCGTCCTCGTCGAGAGCGCGCGGTGGGGCACCTTCCTCGGCTGCGTCCCCGCCGATCACTTCGACGAGATCGGCCAGCTCTTCGGCGGCCCCGCCGGCGCCGGCAACCGCTGGAGCCACCTCGACTTCTACGCCGACCTCGTGACGTTCCTCCGCGATCGCGGGCTCTGA
- the map gene encoding type I methionyl aminopeptidase, which yields MAIEILSAAEIAKMRRAGRVAAETLAYVGERIRPGITTGEIERWVREDTARRGGKPSQLGYKGFPAAVCTSRNEVVCHGIPRADELLVDGDIVNVDVTTNLDGYHGDTSATFIVGDAKPAARRLVEAARRCRDAGIAVVREGARLGDIGAAIEEQARKDGVTVVTELGGHGIGRKMHLDPHVSHTGKRGTGIRLKAGMAITIEPMINEGRPDVEFLDDGWTVLTADRKLSAQWEHTVIVTPTGYELTTLLADSR from the coding sequence ATGGCGATCGAGATCCTGAGCGCGGCGGAGATCGCGAAGATGAGGCGCGCGGGCCGCGTCGCGGCGGAGACGCTGGCCTACGTCGGCGAGCGCATCCGCCCGGGCATCACGACCGGCGAGATCGAGCGCTGGGTGCGGGAGGACACCGCCCGACGCGGCGGCAAGCCGAGCCAGCTCGGCTACAAGGGCTTCCCCGCCGCGGTGTGCACGAGCCGGAACGAGGTCGTGTGCCACGGCATCCCGCGCGCCGACGAGCTCCTCGTCGACGGCGACATCGTGAACGTCGACGTCACGACGAACCTCGACGGCTACCACGGCGACACGTCCGCGACGTTCATCGTCGGCGACGCGAAGCCCGCCGCGCGACGGCTCGTCGAGGCCGCCCGCCGCTGCCGCGACGCCGGCATCGCGGTGGTGCGCGAGGGCGCCCGCCTCGGCGACATCGGCGCCGCGATCGAGGAGCAAGCGCGCAAGGACGGCGTGACGGTGGTGACGGAGCTCGGCGGCCACGGCATCGGCCGCAAGATGCACCTCGATCCGCACGTGAGCCACACCGGCAAGCGCGGCACCGGCATCCGCCTCAAGGCCGGGATGGCGATCACGATCGAGCCGATGATCAACGAGGGCCGCCCCGACGTGGAGTTCCTCGACGACGGCTGGACTGTGCTGACCGCCGACCGCAAGCTCTCGGCGCAGTGGGAGCACACCGTGATCGTGACCCCAACCGGCTACGAGCTCACCACGCTGCTCGCCGATTCTAGATGA
- a CDS encoding TIGR02996 domain-containing protein: MTREPKRPLSRSKWTGQQDDVPFLEAITAAPDDDGPRVVFADHLIERCDPPRGCLRAG, encoded by the coding sequence GTGACGAGAGAGCCGAAGCGGCCGCTCAGTCGCTCGAAGTGGACCGGGCAGCAGGACGACGTCCCTTTCCTCGAGGCGATCACCGCCGCGCCCGACGACGACGGACCGCGCGTCGTCTTCGCCGACCACCTCATCGAACGCTGCGACCCGCCGAGAGGCTGCCTTCGCGCCGGCTGA
- a CDS encoding cation transporter — translation MSAGGGEGAADTRKVVIAALAGNLAITACKFGAAFLSGSTATLAEAVHSVADTGNQGLLLIGMRLAAHPPDAKYPFGRSGEKYFWPFVVSLMLFTLGGAFAVYDGVHHILHPKAETGSRWWSYGVLGVSLVFEAMSFRVAWREFKVLAKGRHWIDAIKETRDPTIPLVLAEDTTALFGLTIAFVAVLASQLTGIALLDPVGSVCIGLLLAAVAIVLARITHSLLIGASAEPEEEGHALEITEGTPGVEKVTQLLTFHVGPDVVILSMKIGFRKGMVVEEVEATINEIERRIRAEMTTMRKIFIEVDAHGDGRGLARARAAWAKVKAERKDEPKDAPEKAAE, via the coding sequence GTGAGCGCCGGCGGCGGAGAGGGGGCGGCGGACACGAGGAAGGTCGTCATCGCGGCGCTGGCGGGGAACCTCGCGATCACGGCGTGCAAGTTCGGGGCGGCGTTCCTCTCCGGCTCGACCGCGACGCTCGCGGAGGCGGTGCACTCCGTCGCCGACACCGGCAACCAGGGCCTGCTCCTCATCGGGATGCGCCTCGCCGCGCATCCGCCCGACGCGAAGTACCCGTTCGGTCGTTCGGGCGAGAAGTACTTCTGGCCGTTCGTCGTCTCGCTGATGCTCTTCACGCTCGGCGGCGCGTTCGCGGTCTACGACGGCGTGCACCACATCCTCCATCCGAAGGCGGAGACCGGCTCGCGCTGGTGGAGCTACGGCGTGCTCGGCGTCTCGCTCGTCTTCGAGGCGATGAGCTTCCGCGTCGCGTGGCGCGAGTTCAAGGTGCTCGCGAAGGGGCGGCACTGGATCGACGCGATCAAGGAGACGCGCGACCCCACCATCCCGCTCGTCCTCGCGGAGGACACGACCGCGCTCTTCGGCCTCACGATCGCGTTCGTCGCCGTCCTCGCGAGCCAGCTCACCGGCATCGCGCTCCTCGACCCGGTCGGCAGCGTGTGCATCGGCCTCCTCCTCGCCGCGGTCGCGATCGTGCTCGCGCGCATCACGCACTCGCTCCTCATCGGCGCGAGCGCGGAGCCGGAGGAGGAGGGCCACGCGCTCGAGATCACGGAGGGGACCCCCGGCGTCGAGAAGGTGACGCAGCTCCTCACGTTCCACGTCGGCCCCGACGTCGTCATCCTCTCGATGAAGATCGGGTTCCGCAAAGGGATGGTCGTCGAGGAGGTGGAGGCGACGATCAACGAGATCGAGCGCCGGATCCGCGCCGAGATGACGACGATGCGCAAGATCTTCATCGAGGTCGACGCGCACGGCGACGGCCGCGGCCTCGCGCGCGCCCGCGCCGCGTGGGCGAAGGTAAAGGCGGAGCGGAAGGACGAGCCGAAGGACGCGCCGGAGAAGGCCGCGGAGTGA
- a CDS encoding TerB family tellurite resistance protein — protein MNAFLPVQAISAEDHADALLELAFLVTAADGKLAKEEADAFRELVARVRGKAASDDELGALYTKFTKALDGTSCIDRVKLVAPKLPADLREAAFRVAMALALIDRDASPQEDALIDVLFHSLGLDEARAEEVAKEVRVALSPPLDSPPPA, from the coding sequence ATGAACGCGTTCCTTCCCGTTCAGGCCATCAGCGCCGAGGACCACGCCGACGCGCTGCTCGAGCTCGCCTTTCTCGTCACCGCCGCCGACGGCAAGCTCGCGAAGGAAGAGGCGGACGCCTTCCGCGAGCTCGTCGCCCGCGTGCGAGGCAAGGCCGCGAGCGACGACGAGCTAGGTGCGCTCTACACCAAGTTCACGAAGGCGCTCGACGGCACCTCGTGCATCGACCGCGTGAAGCTCGTCGCGCCGAAGCTCCCCGCCGATCTCCGCGAGGCGGCCTTCCGCGTCGCGATGGCGCTCGCGCTCATCGATCGCGACGCGAGCCCGCAAGAGGACGCCCTCATCGACGTGCTCTTCCACTCGCTCGGCCTCGACGAGGCGCGCGCGGAGGAGGTCGCGAAGGAGGTGCGCGTCGCGCTCAGTCCTCCGCTCGACTCGCCGCCGCCCGCCTAG
- a CDS encoding Smr/MutS family protein, with product MSTTDQLRDPCPDKTRSDLEYARVLGALAARCVSEGGKALALALPFARTRAEVRRLLDEAAEATALRAGNEPLPTVALADVSSAVGRVGAAGVLAPTEIREVGKALEAAKTLRRFLANKKSRVPALHSACTTDPTLDALADELAAAFDPDGTLSDRASPRLKELRGEYHTARQRLLARLDDFMSKYEGIIQDRFVTEREGRYVVPVRSDAHERFPGLVHATSASGATLFVEPRAVIPMGNRLKVLEAEVQREEIAIYTKLSDRIGESLPSVIAAIEALARADVRAATARLAEDLRLAFPDVVDEARLDLRAARHPLLLLDSEKNGVLRFDAVVPSNLAVAARGAVVVSGPNAGGKTVALKTMGLVALMIRAGLPVPCGDDSAVGIFEVVLTDVGDDQSLTKSLSTFSAHVRNLVRILDDTQPGALVLLDELAGGTDPREGEALAAGMLDSLTARGGAVVVTTHYEGLKALALADDRFQNASMGFDLPTMSPTFKLAVGVPGSSSALAVARTFGLPSTVIERAERFLTREDVQFESVVKKLNDERAALELARAAAETREREAEETRRALEGELRAAKDREHRHVSKEAESLLGAVRRAREELREAQAKLRSKKLDAAAAKEAQAAIDRVAAQVAVGGALDPAQLSTPAPPAVASAAPAFLPKKGARVFVTRLRGEADVLEVLPDGAVRVQAGPLKLVVDPSEVRPITAESEPRRKAAAPAAPTKGGDPPGLDAAVQTSDNTCDLRGLRTDDALSLAVTFLDRSINDERRVCFLVHGHGTGALKEAIRRELKSSPYVRYFRAGTTGEGGDGVTVAWLS from the coding sequence GTGAGCACTACCGATCAGCTTCGCGATCCGTGTCCGGACAAGACCCGGTCCGACCTCGAGTACGCGCGCGTCCTCGGCGCCCTCGCCGCGCGCTGCGTCTCCGAGGGCGGCAAGGCGCTCGCGCTCGCCCTCCCCTTCGCGCGCACGCGCGCCGAGGTGCGGCGCCTGCTCGACGAGGCCGCCGAGGCGACCGCGCTCCGCGCCGGCAACGAGCCGCTCCCCACGGTCGCGCTCGCCGACGTGTCGTCCGCGGTCGGTCGCGTCGGCGCCGCCGGCGTCCTCGCGCCGACCGAGATCCGCGAGGTCGGCAAAGCCCTCGAGGCCGCCAAGACCCTCCGCCGCTTCCTCGCGAACAAGAAGTCGCGCGTCCCCGCGCTCCACTCCGCGTGCACCACCGACCCCACGCTCGACGCGCTCGCGGACGAGCTCGCCGCCGCCTTCGACCCCGACGGCACCCTCTCCGATCGCGCCTCGCCGCGCCTGAAGGAGCTCCGCGGCGAGTACCACACCGCGCGGCAGCGCCTCCTCGCGCGCCTCGACGACTTCATGTCGAAGTACGAGGGCATCATCCAGGACCGCTTCGTCACCGAGCGCGAGGGCCGCTACGTCGTGCCGGTCCGCTCCGACGCGCACGAGCGCTTCCCCGGCCTCGTCCACGCGACGAGCGCGAGCGGCGCCACGCTCTTCGTCGAGCCCCGCGCCGTGATCCCGATGGGCAACCGCCTCAAGGTCCTCGAGGCCGAGGTCCAACGCGAAGAAATTGCAATCTACACGAAGCTCTCCGACCGCATCGGCGAGTCGCTCCCGAGCGTCATCGCCGCGATCGAGGCGCTCGCGCGCGCCGACGTCCGCGCCGCCACCGCCCGCCTCGCGGAGGACCTCCGCCTCGCCTTCCCCGACGTCGTCGACGAAGCGCGCCTCGACCTCCGCGCCGCGCGCCACCCGCTCCTCCTCCTCGACAGCGAGAAGAACGGCGTCCTCCGCTTCGACGCGGTCGTGCCCTCGAACCTCGCCGTCGCCGCGCGCGGCGCGGTCGTCGTGAGCGGCCCCAACGCCGGCGGCAAGACCGTGGCGCTGAAGACGATGGGCCTCGTCGCGCTCATGATCCGCGCCGGCCTCCCGGTGCCCTGCGGCGACGACAGCGCGGTCGGCATCTTCGAGGTCGTCCTCACCGACGTCGGCGACGACCAGAGTCTCACGAAGAGCCTCTCCACCTTCAGCGCGCACGTGCGGAACCTCGTCCGCATCCTCGACGACACGCAGCCGGGCGCGCTCGTCCTCCTCGACGAGCTCGCGGGCGGCACCGATCCGCGCGAAGGCGAGGCCCTCGCCGCCGGCATGCTCGACTCCCTCACCGCGCGCGGCGGCGCCGTCGTCGTCACCACGCACTACGAAGGCCTGAAGGCGCTCGCGCTCGCCGACGATCGCTTCCAGAACGCGTCGATGGGCTTCGACCTCCCCACGATGAGCCCCACCTTCAAGCTCGCGGTCGGCGTCCCCGGCAGCTCGAGCGCGCTCGCGGTCGCGCGGACGTTCGGGCTCCCGAGCACGGTCATCGAGCGCGCCGAGCGCTTCCTCACGCGCGAGGACGTCCAGTTCGAGAGCGTCGTGAAGAAGCTGAACGACGAGCGCGCGGCCCTCGAGCTCGCGCGCGCCGCCGCGGAGACACGCGAGCGCGAAGCGGAGGAGACGCGCCGCGCCCTCGAGGGCGAGCTCCGCGCGGCGAAGGACCGCGAGCACCGCCACGTCTCGAAGGAGGCAGAGTCGCTCCTCGGCGCCGTCCGCCGCGCGCGCGAAGAGCTCCGCGAGGCGCAAGCCAAGCTCCGGAGCAAGAAGCTCGACGCCGCCGCCGCGAAGGAGGCGCAAGCCGCGATCGATCGCGTCGCCGCGCAGGTCGCCGTCGGCGGCGCGCTCGATCCCGCGCAGCTCTCGACGCCGGCCCCACCCGCCGTCGCGTCGGCGGCGCCCGCGTTCCTCCCGAAGAAGGGCGCCCGCGTGTTCGTCACGCGCCTCCGCGGCGAAGCCGACGTCCTCGAGGTCCTCCCCGACGGCGCGGTCCGCGTGCAAGCGGGCCCGCTGAAGCTCGTCGTCGACCCTTCCGAAGTGCGTCCCATCACCGCCGAGTCCGAGCCACGCCGAAAGGCCGCCGCGCCCGCCGCCCCCACGAAGGGCGGCGATCCCCCCGGCCTCGACGCGGCGGTGCAGACGAGCGACAACACGTGCGACCTCCGCGGCCTCCGCACCGACGACGCGCTGTCGCTCGCGGTCACGTTCCTCGATCGCTCCATCAACGACGAGCGCCGCGTCTGCTTCCTCGTGCACGGCCACGGCACCGGCGCGCTGAAGGAGGCCATCCGCCGCGAGCTCAAGTCGAGCCCCTACGTCCGCTACTTCCGCGCCGGCACCACCGGCGAAGGCGGCGACGGCGTCACCGTCGCCTGGCTCTCGTAG
- a CDS encoding BMP family ABC transporter substrate-binding protein, producing MSWGPTRVVLALVALAAVVTFLPARSAADKRRNEHPRARVGLVFDVGGRGDKSFNDAAYLGVSRAEAELGVEVSYLEPSSTEDREAALRLFAARKLDLVIGVGFIFSSDIDAVARAYPDIRFAGVDYAEGKDGVPPNVAALSFREEEGSFLVGAVAGLMSKTGHVGFVGGMTGPLILKFEAGYAAGVAAACPRCTVHAAYAGMTPDAFRDPAKGKALANAQIAAGSDVLYHASGSTGHGVFEAAADARALAIGVDADQHDEMPGVVVTSMIKRVDVAVFETIKAVLEDRFVAGAHVFGLADEGVDYVHEGPHAAAIPAAVKAKVEDLRADVVAGRIHVPKTR from the coding sequence GTGAGCTGGGGCCCCACGCGCGTGGTGCTCGCGCTCGTCGCGCTCGCCGCCGTCGTGACGTTTTTGCCGGCGCGGTCGGCGGCGGACAAGCGGAGGAACGAGCATCCGCGCGCGCGCGTCGGGCTCGTCTTCGACGTCGGCGGGCGCGGCGACAAGAGCTTCAACGACGCGGCGTACCTCGGGGTGTCGCGCGCGGAGGCGGAGCTCGGGGTGGAGGTGAGCTACCTCGAGCCGTCGAGCACGGAGGACCGCGAGGCCGCGCTCCGCCTCTTCGCCGCGCGGAAGCTCGACCTCGTGATCGGCGTCGGCTTCATCTTCTCGAGCGACATCGACGCGGTGGCGCGGGCGTACCCGGACATCCGCTTCGCCGGCGTCGACTACGCGGAGGGCAAGGACGGCGTCCCACCCAACGTCGCCGCGCTCTCGTTCCGCGAAGAGGAGGGCTCCTTCCTCGTCGGCGCGGTCGCGGGCCTGATGTCGAAGACGGGCCACGTCGGCTTCGTCGGCGGCATGACGGGCCCGCTCATCCTCAAGTTCGAGGCCGGCTACGCCGCCGGCGTCGCGGCCGCGTGTCCGCGCTGCACCGTGCACGCGGCCTACGCCGGGATGACGCCGGACGCGTTCCGCGATCCGGCGAAGGGCAAGGCGCTCGCGAACGCGCAGATCGCGGCCGGGAGCGACGTCCTCTACCACGCGTCGGGCTCGACCGGGCACGGGGTGTTCGAGGCGGCGGCGGACGCGCGCGCGCTCGCGATCGGCGTGGACGCGGACCAGCACGACGAGATGCCGGGCGTCGTCGTGACGAGCATGATCAAGCGCGTCGACGTCGCGGTCTTCGAGACGATCAAGGCGGTGCTCGAGGACCGCTTCGTCGCCGGCGCGCACGTCTTCGGCCTCGCCGACGAGGGCGTCGACTACGTCCACGAGGGCCCCCACGCCGCGGCGATCCCCGCCGCGGTGAAGGCGAAGGTCGAGGACCTCCGCGCCGACGTCGTCGCCGGCCGCATCCACGTCCCGAAGACACGTTGA
- a CDS encoding LysR family transcriptional regulator → MSLAQIRYFVVVAEEGNVGRAASRLRVAQPPVSRQIRALEDEIGTPLFTRTPRGMKLLPSGEAFLGRARQILRAVDEASDAARRAAASRAED, encoded by the coding sequence GTGAGCCTCGCGCAGATTCGTTATTTCGTGGTGGTGGCGGAGGAAGGCAACGTCGGGCGCGCCGCGTCTCGGCTCCGCGTCGCGCAGCCGCCGGTCAGCCGGCAGATCCGCGCGCTCGAGGACGAGATCGGCACCCCGCTCTTCACGCGGACGCCGCGCGGGATGAAGCTCCTCCCTTCGGGCGAGGCGTTCCTCGGGCGCGCGCGGCAGATCCTCCGCGCGGTCGACGAGGCGAGCGACGCGGCTAGGCGGGCGGCGGCGAGTCGAGCGGAGGACTGA
- a CDS encoding acyltransferase yields MAPPLSPRDALERARIPSFDGVRALAILPVVFHHATPRPLEGVMGRGPLGVDLFFALSGFLITTLLCREKEATGTVRLGRFWARRALRIFPLYYAVLALFVVHAVLLRDPGPVRDHFLRSLPVHLTYTSNWLLDTNVPHSVVFGFGWSLATEEQFYLVWPLVMRAARRTGVAATFMLGVLAVDQLADRGHLGALLGAGVLLRALRSIAAPIVGGALLALALRSRAGLALLAPVLAHRAASLAALAALLFLAWTGGSLALAHLSMIALVGACALRADHLLAPLLEHPIARFIGDRSYAIYLLNVPAVVAVKRLLGEGSLALVFVLGFALSLAFAHAAHLLVERPLLAARARLR; encoded by the coding sequence GTGGCTCCTCCGCTCTCGCCTCGCGACGCCCTCGAGCGCGCGCGCATCCCGTCGTTCGACGGCGTACGCGCGCTCGCGATCCTGCCGGTCGTGTTCCATCACGCGACGCCGCGACCGCTCGAAGGTGTGATGGGGCGCGGGCCGCTCGGCGTCGATCTGTTCTTCGCGCTCTCCGGCTTCCTCATCACGACGCTGCTCTGCCGCGAGAAGGAGGCGACCGGCACGGTGCGGCTCGGCCGCTTCTGGGCGCGCCGCGCGCTCCGGATCTTCCCGCTCTACTACGCCGTCCTCGCGCTCTTCGTCGTCCACGCCGTGCTCCTCCGCGACCCCGGCCCCGTGCGCGACCACTTCCTCCGCAGCCTGCCCGTCCACCTCACGTACACGAGCAACTGGCTCCTCGACACGAACGTCCCCCACTCCGTCGTGTTCGGGTTCGGCTGGTCGCTCGCGACCGAGGAGCAGTTCTACCTCGTGTGGCCCCTCGTCATGCGCGCCGCGCGGCGCACCGGCGTCGCGGCCACGTTCATGCTCGGCGTGCTCGCCGTCGATCAGCTCGCCGATCGCGGGCACCTCGGCGCTCTCCTCGGCGCCGGCGTGCTCCTCCGCGCGCTCCGGAGCATCGCCGCGCCGATCGTCGGCGGCGCCTTGCTCGCCCTCGCGCTGCGGTCACGCGCCGGCCTCGCGCTCCTCGCGCCCGTCCTCGCGCACCGGGCCGCGTCGCTCGCGGCGCTCGCCGCGCTCCTCTTCCTCGCGTGGACCGGCGGCTCCCTCGCGCTCGCGCACCTCTCGATGATCGCGCTCGTCGGCGCGTGCGCGCTTCGCGCCGATCACCTCCTCGCGCCGCTGCTGGAGCACCCGATCGCGCGCTTCATCGGCGATCGCAGCTACGCGATCTACCTCCTCAACGTCCCCGCCGTCGTCGCGGTGAAGCGCCTCCTCGGCGAAGGTTCGCTCGCCCTCGTCTTCGTCCTCGGCTTCGCGCTCTCCCTCGCCTTCGCGCACGCCGCCCACCTCCTCGTCGAGCGCCCTCTCCTCGCCGCCCGCGCGCGCCTCCGGTAG
- a CDS encoding Uma2 family endonuclease, translating into MAAPGPFTADQLRSKDPYELSNGHAIFTPPTGQRGGSSNRAGGQVLGTDPKVESAGIDVGVSTGPKELRAPDISVGNVKDEPGWATTAPLLAVEYADVGQNEDDLHTKMQELFAAGTRIFWVVRLVGPRCVEVHEPKKPIRVALPGELLTAPGILANPVPVEALYDRDAADVATLKNLLNRQGYEDLDAVLETGREEGREEGREEGREEGLRDALSGVLAARGLEPTEAQRARIAHEKDLHTLSRWVTAAATATSCAAVLATRESESESRPKTTRRK; encoded by the coding sequence ATGGCCGCGCCTGGTCCGTTCACGGCGGACCAGCTTCGTTCGAAGGACCCCTACGAGCTCTCCAACGGACACGCGATCTTCACTCCGCCGACGGGACAACGCGGCGGCAGCTCGAACCGCGCGGGCGGGCAGGTGCTCGGTACGGATCCGAAGGTCGAGTCGGCGGGGATCGACGTCGGCGTCTCGACGGGCCCGAAGGAGCTGCGAGCGCCCGACATCTCCGTCGGCAACGTCAAGGACGAGCCGGGGTGGGCGACCACGGCGCCGCTCCTCGCGGTCGAATACGCGGACGTCGGACAGAACGAGGACGACCTGCACACGAAGATGCAGGAGCTGTTCGCGGCGGGAACGCGCATCTTCTGGGTCGTGCGCCTCGTCGGCCCTCGCTGCGTCGAGGTGCACGAGCCCAAGAAGCCGATCCGCGTCGCTCTGCCGGGGGAGCTCCTCACCGCGCCCGGCATCCTGGCCAACCCCGTCCCGGTCGAGGCCCTCTACGATCGCGACGCCGCCGACGTCGCCACGCTGAAGAACCTCCTCAACCGTCAGGGCTACGAGGACCTCGACGCGGTGCTCGAAACCGGCCGCGAGGAAGGTCGCGAGGAAGGTCGCGAGGAAGGTCGCGAGGAGGGCCTGCGCGACGCGCTCTCGGGTGTGCTCGCCGCGCGCGGGCTCGAGCCGACCGAGGCGCAGCGCGCCCGCATCGCTCATGAGAAGGACCTCCACACGCTCTCCCGGTGGGTCACGGCGGCAGCCACCGCCACGAGCTGCGCCGCCGTGCTCGCGACGAGAGAGAGCGAGAGCGAGAGCCGACCGAAGACGACGCGCCGCAAGTAG